The following coding sequences lie in one Halogeometricum rufum genomic window:
- a CDS encoding DUF7344 domain-containing protein produces the protein MDDLSQEFGILSQRRRLTALVVLKEFDRPMTLSELVTEVAVRELEVPRDDISDDQHRQIRSSFHHVHLPKLVDADLVQYSTTGEMLRLNDSAATVGRIIDAVFA, from the coding sequence ATGGACGACCTCTCTCAGGAGTTCGGCATCCTTTCACAACGACGCCGGCTCACCGCTCTCGTCGTTCTGAAGGAGTTCGATAGACCGATGACACTGTCCGAACTCGTCACGGAAGTAGCGGTCAGGGAGTTAGAGGTTCCACGTGACGATATCAGCGACGATCAGCACAGGCAGATACGCTCGTCGTTCCACCACGTCCATCTTCCGAAACTGGTCGACGCCGACCTCGTTCAGTACTCGACGACCGGGGAGATGCTTCGACTGAACGATTCGGCCGCGACCGTCGGTCGAATCATCGACGCCGTCTTCGCGTGA
- the nreA gene encoding DNA repair protein NreA, producing the protein MRLDEYMDIAAESDRAKRRRLAQEKSYDVLDHLETFQNRFEETVQGDSLFGSVSPSIFVGRSNYPNVSTGILSPVGREEDAAKFETSAGWYEEGVSIGDVFQRRTSLLNSNRPTEVQNVDDAWDGFLGVQREVAIADRPVSVEIGLDGRPDVDFDVSPDDVGTPVGPRARAQSADLAENPHVPRPVQKTLEDDDWNAQGAMNYLYRRGFDVYDINTILSAGALGRGENRRLVPTRWSITAVDDTVGQFLRGRIRTNPSVDAVEIHRNEFLGNAFWVILAPGDWEFELVEMKAPGSVWNPDPAAGMYLAADGEGFEGRTGYVEETAGAYHASRLGVLEHLDGRGRQAKVLVLRHVSDDYWGPVGVWQVRESVRDAFDGERAEAETFAAAVRQVTEYLPVTLGDLRRKSTMASGLQTNLGDFS; encoded by the coding sequence ATGCGCCTCGACGAGTACATGGACATCGCGGCGGAGTCCGACCGCGCGAAGCGTCGCCGCCTCGCCCAGGAGAAGTCCTACGACGTCCTCGACCACCTGGAGACGTTCCAGAACCGGTTCGAGGAGACGGTACAGGGTGACTCGCTGTTCGGGAGCGTCTCCCCGTCCATCTTCGTCGGCCGGTCGAACTACCCGAACGTCTCGACGGGCATCCTCTCGCCCGTCGGCCGCGAGGAAGACGCCGCGAAGTTCGAGACGTCCGCCGGGTGGTACGAGGAGGGCGTCTCCATCGGCGACGTGTTTCAGCGTCGGACGAGTCTCCTGAACTCCAACCGACCGACCGAGGTGCAGAACGTCGACGACGCGTGGGACGGCTTCCTCGGCGTCCAGCGCGAAGTCGCCATCGCCGACCGGCCGGTGAGCGTCGAAATCGGGCTGGACGGCCGCCCGGACGTGGACTTCGACGTGAGTCCCGACGACGTGGGCACGCCCGTCGGCCCGCGCGCCCGCGCCCAGTCGGCGGACCTGGCGGAGAACCCGCACGTCCCCCGGCCCGTCCAGAAGACGCTGGAGGACGACGACTGGAACGCGCAGGGCGCGATGAACTACCTGTACCGGCGCGGGTTCGACGTGTACGACATCAACACCATCCTCTCGGCCGGCGCACTCGGACGCGGCGAGAACCGCCGTCTCGTCCCCACGCGGTGGTCCATCACCGCCGTGGACGACACGGTGGGGCAGTTCCTCCGGGGACGCATCCGGACGAACCCGAGCGTCGACGCCGTCGAGATTCACCGCAACGAGTTCCTCGGCAACGCCTTCTGGGTGATTCTCGCGCCCGGCGACTGGGAGTTCGAGTTGGTCGAGATGAAGGCGCCGGGCAGCGTCTGGAACCCCGACCCGGCGGCGGGGATGTATCTGGCCGCCGACGGCGAGGGGTTCGAGGGGCGGACGGGCTACGTCGAGGAGACGGCGGGCGCGTACCACGCCTCCCGTCTCGGCGTGTTGGAGCATCTCGACGGGCGGGGGCGACAGGCGAAGGTACTCGTCCTCCGCCACGTCTCCGACGACTACTGGGGGCCGGTCGGCGTCTGGCAGGTTCGCGAGTCGGTCAGGGACGCCTTCGACGGCGAACGCGCCGAGGCGGAGACGTTCGCCGCCGCCGTCCGGCAGGTGACGGAGTACCTCCCCGTCACTCTCGGCGACTTGCGCAGGAAGTCCACGATGGCCTCGGGTCTGCAGACGAACCTCGGCGACTTCTCGTGA
- a CDS encoding transcription initiation factor IIB translates to MTRPTRQRERDSDRTRWQGEREEDAAEDEDDIDIEDMDEEDLVRTGDGELIHEPTGIVVEEEQIDPGPEWRAFNHSERQSKSRVGAPTTQTMHDKGLTTTIDWKDKDAYGRSISSRKRSQMHRLRKWQERIRTKDAGERNLQFALSEIDRMASALGVPRSVREVASVIYRRALNEDLIRGRSIEGVATSALYAACRKEGIPRSLEEISDVSRVERKEIGRTYRYISQELGLEMKPVDPKKYVPRFSSELDLSKEVQSKANEIIETTAEKGLLSGKSPTGYAAAAIYAASLLCNEKKTQREVADVAQVTEVTIRNRYQEQIEAMGIHG, encoded by the coding sequence ATGACACGGCCTACTCGCCAGCGGGAGCGAGACAGTGATAGAACACGGTGGCAGGGTGAACGCGAGGAGGACGCTGCCGAAGACGAGGACGATATCGACATCGAGGACATGGACGAGGAGGACCTCGTCCGGACCGGGGACGGTGAACTCATCCACGAACCGACCGGCATCGTCGTCGAGGAAGAACAGATAGACCCCGGTCCGGAGTGGCGGGCGTTCAACCACTCCGAACGCCAGTCGAAGTCCCGCGTCGGCGCGCCGACGACGCAGACGATGCACGACAAGGGACTGACGACGACCATCGACTGGAAGGACAAAGACGCCTACGGTCGGTCTATCTCCTCGCGGAAGCGCTCGCAGATGCACCGCCTCCGCAAGTGGCAGGAACGCATCCGCACGAAGGACGCGGGCGAGCGCAACCTGCAGTTCGCGCTCTCCGAAATCGACCGGATGGCCTCCGCGCTGGGCGTCCCCCGGTCGGTTCGCGAGGTGGCGTCGGTCATCTACCGCCGCGCCCTGAACGAGGACCTCATCCGGGGACGCTCCATCGAGGGCGTCGCCACCTCCGCGCTCTACGCCGCCTGTCGGAAGGAAGGTATCCCCCGTTCGCTCGAGGAGATTTCCGACGTCTCGCGGGTCGAACGGAAGGAGATCGGTCGGACGTACCGCTACATCTCGCAGGAACTCGGCCTCGAGATGAAGCCGGTCGACCCCAAGAAGTACGTCCCGCGGTTCTCCTCGGAACTGGACCTCTCGAAGGAGGTGCAGTCGAAGGCCAACGAGATAATCGAGACGACGGCCGAGAAGGGTCTGCTCTCGGGCAAGTCCCCGACCGGGTACGCCGCCGCCGCCATCTACGCCGCCTCCCTGCTCTGCAACGAGAAGAAGACCCAGCGCGAAGTCGCCGACGTGGCGCAGGTGACCGAAGTCACCATCCGCAACCGGTATCAGGAACAGATCGAAGCGATGGGCATCCACGGCTGA